In Passer domesticus isolate bPasDom1 chromosome 12, bPasDom1.hap1, whole genome shotgun sequence, the following proteins share a genomic window:
- the VSTM2B gene encoding V-set and transmembrane domain-containing protein 2B, with amino-acid sequence MESRGLFCTLCYLMFNAPLLFIVTATFTEVPKDVTVREGDDIEMPCAFRASGSTSYSLEIQWWYLKEPARELAHELAISVPGSRSKVANKDATKISTVRVQGNDISHRLRLSGVRRQDEGVYQCRVSDYSDDETQEHKAQALLRVLSRFAPPDVQAAEAVSHIQSGAAPRRHGPAARPTPPPGPAKRPPPAPAPGGTAASATATAATATASTAAAAASSASPPPGQAAILRQQHGSGTGPIYATDPLLYMSLLLLHKLVHLLVNH; translated from the exons CTACCTTTACTGAAGTTCCCAAAGATGTGACTGTTAGGGAGGGAGATGATATTGAGATGCCTTGTGCTTTCCGAGCCAGCGGATCCACCTCTTACTCCTTGGAAATCCAGTGGTGGTACCTTAAAGAACCAGCCAGAGAACTTGCACACGAATTAGCCATCAGTGTCCCCGGCAGCAGGAGCAAG GTAGCAAATAAGGATGCAACCAAAATCAGC ACGGTCCGCGTCCAGGGCAACGACATCTCGCACCGGCTGCGCCTGTCGGGCGTGCGGCGGCAGGACGAGGGCGTCTACCAGTGCCGCGTGTCGGACTACAGCGACGACGAGACGCAGGAGCACAAGGCTCAGGCGCTGCTGCGCGTCCTGTCCCGCTTCGCCCCGCCCGACGTGCAGGCGGCCGAGGCGGTGTCGCACATCCAgagcggggcggccccgcgccgccacggccccgccgcccgccccacgccgccgcccggccccgccaagcgcccgccgccggcccccgccccgGGCGGCACCGCCGCCAGCGCCACTGCCaccgccgccaccgccaccgCCTCGacggccgccgccgcggcctCCTCGGCCTCGCCGCCGCCCGGGCAGGCCGCCATCCTCCGCCAGCAGCACGGGTCAG GTACAGGACCTATTTATGCTACAGACCCACTCCTATACATGTCCCTGTTACTACTGCATAAGCTTGTACATTTATTAGTAAACCACTGA